The proteins below come from a single Bryobacter aggregatus MPL3 genomic window:
- a CDS encoding aspartyl protease family protein, with amino-acid sequence MSKGIGTDPAAESHELLAEHLAIGKLEYQNVRMRIVDRTVRVGADGLIGADVFLEPHPGLDAPPECFCDYDAPLSAPAGWTRAIRSGNHLFTMARVNDQHSAMVLIDSGATLDLLSKRFVKGAKIGTSASNIVLQGVQGKVADTELAREVALLFAGLKYPVGDMVSFDMDRLCSSMGVEISGVLGMPLLLQLTLTIDYRNGFMRFAHEKN; translated from the coding sequence GTGAGCAAAGGCATCGGTACGGATCCGGCGGCGGAGAGTCATGAGCTTCTTGCGGAGCATTTGGCGATTGGCAAGTTGGAGTATCAGAATGTGCGGATGCGGATTGTGGACCGGACGGTTCGTGTTGGCGCTGATGGGTTGATTGGCGCCGATGTCTTTCTGGAACCGCATCCGGGATTGGATGCTCCTCCCGAATGCTTCTGTGACTATGATGCTCCGCTCAGTGCCCCAGCGGGATGGACCCGGGCAATTCGCAGCGGCAATCACCTCTTTACGATGGCGCGGGTGAACGACCAACATTCGGCGATGGTTCTCATTGATAGCGGCGCGACGCTGGACCTGCTGTCCAAGCGTTTCGTGAAGGGCGCGAAGATCGGGACCAGTGCTTCGAACATCGTCCTGCAAGGCGTGCAAGGGAAGGTGGCGGACACGGAACTGGCGCGGGAAGTGGCGCTGCTCTTTGCCGGGTTGAAGTATCCGGTGGGAGACATGGTGAGCTTTGACATGGATCGGCTGTGCAGTAGCATGGGCGTCGAAATCTCAGGAGTTCTGGGGATGCCGCTGCTCCTACAACTGACGCTCACCATCGACTACCGGAATGGTTTTATGCGCTTTGCGCACGAGAAGAATTAG
- a CDS encoding 2,4'-dihydroxyacetophenone dioxygenase family protein encodes MTPPLEMAKDIVIPSIIPEDERVWVPQAENVWFRPLCLSTRQGYWVNLLRVRKSGILSRHRHPAPVHGYVVEGKWHYLEHDWVATQGSYVFEPPGETHTLVVPADVPQMITLFHITGAMIYVDAEGKVTAYEDVFTKIEMCRKHYIACGLGEDYIQQFIR; translated from the coding sequence ATGACCCCACCACTCGAAATGGCGAAAGACATCGTCATCCCCAGCATCATTCCCGAAGACGAACGCGTTTGGGTGCCGCAAGCGGAAAACGTCTGGTTCCGCCCTCTCTGTCTGTCCACCCGGCAAGGCTATTGGGTCAACCTGCTGCGGGTCCGCAAGTCCGGGATCCTCAGCCGCCACCGCCACCCTGCCCCCGTCCACGGCTATGTGGTCGAAGGCAAATGGCACTACCTCGAACATGACTGGGTCGCCACCCAGGGCAGCTATGTCTTTGAGCCACCCGGCGAAACGCACACTCTCGTCGTTCCAGCCGATGTCCCACAGATGATCACCCTGTTTCACATCACGGGAGCCATGATCTATGTCGACGCGGAAGGCAAAGTTACTGCCTATGAGGACGTCTTCACGAAAATCGAGATGTGCCGTAAGCACTACATTGCCTGCGGGCTTGGCGAAGACTACATCCAGCAGTTCATCCGCTAA